Proteins from a single region of Streptomyces griseiscabiei:
- a CDS encoding serine/threonine-protein kinase, translating to MNTWALPGYTESFVLGSGASGRVVLAVHEETGVPVAVKYLSESLCTRPGFVRDFRAEARLLGGLESPFVTELYEYVESPDGAAIVMELVDGVSLRAVLRREAELGPEAALVILKGSLLGLADAHRVGVVHRDYKPENVLVAPDGSSKLVDFGIAVDAGTRAGVAGTPSYMAPEQWTGAPASPAADVYAAAATFFECLTGHKPYRGDNMAALALQHVDAPVPADEVPEAVRELVRRGLAKDPEERPAQAEEFVGELEAAALAGYGPDWEERGRGRLAALVALLPLLLPSAHGDPRTTTDTARTVLRQEPGRGGAQAWLPGPSGMLVSGAALLLGAVLTFGLQHAPGADTGQVAQALATTSAEGSTQTAAPPAPTDSASASSSPTPTDSASESSSPTPSPSDTALTPTGEPSSTVTTDGSTVTTEPGGATTTPPPTTTSPAPVTAPAVKDVSVSGFRQTGPATATATIDVVTDGTGPISLTVSWSVGDAPGRFGTPDGVSQTFERSGATRYTLTVDHTFRGTGCYWSVQATTTPTAADGGASQQLLTRRCVIG from the coding sequence ATGAACACATGGGCGTTGCCCGGATACACCGAGTCGTTCGTGCTCGGGTCGGGGGCGAGCGGGCGGGTGGTCCTCGCCGTGCACGAGGAGACCGGTGTGCCGGTGGCCGTGAAGTACCTCAGCGAGTCGCTGTGCACCCGGCCGGGTTTCGTCCGTGACTTCCGGGCCGAGGCCCGGCTGCTCGGCGGGCTGGAGAGCCCCTTCGTCACCGAGCTGTACGAGTACGTGGAGAGCCCGGACGGCGCCGCCATCGTGATGGAACTGGTGGACGGTGTCTCGCTGCGCGCCGTACTGCGGCGGGAGGCCGAGCTCGGCCCGGAGGCCGCGCTCGTCATCCTCAAGGGATCACTGCTCGGTCTGGCGGACGCGCACCGCGTCGGTGTCGTCCACCGCGACTACAAGCCCGAGAACGTCCTGGTCGCGCCGGACGGGTCCTCCAAGCTGGTCGACTTCGGTATCGCGGTGGACGCGGGCACCAGAGCCGGTGTGGCGGGCACCCCCTCCTACATGGCCCCCGAGCAGTGGACCGGCGCGCCCGCCTCTCCGGCGGCCGACGTGTACGCGGCCGCCGCCACCTTCTTCGAGTGCCTCACGGGCCACAAGCCCTACCGCGGCGACAACATGGCGGCTCTGGCGCTGCAGCATGTCGACGCGCCCGTCCCCGCCGACGAGGTACCGGAAGCGGTCCGTGAGCTGGTGCGCCGAGGTCTGGCGAAGGACCCGGAGGAACGGCCCGCGCAGGCCGAGGAGTTCGTCGGGGAACTGGAGGCGGCGGCCCTCGCCGGCTACGGGCCCGACTGGGAGGAACGCGGCCGTGGGCGGCTCGCCGCGCTGGTGGCCCTGCTGCCGCTGCTGCTGCCCTCGGCCCACGGCGACCCGAGGACCACCACGGACACCGCCCGCACGGTGCTGCGCCAGGAGCCGGGCCGCGGCGGCGCCCAGGCGTGGCTGCCCGGCCCCTCCGGCATGCTCGTCTCCGGTGCCGCACTGCTCCTCGGAGCCGTCCTCACCTTCGGCCTCCAGCACGCCCCCGGAGCCGACACCGGGCAGGTCGCCCAGGCCCTCGCCACCACCAGTGCCGAGGGGAGCACACAGACGGCGGCACCCCCGGCGCCGACGGACTCCGCTTCCGCTTCCTCGTCCCCGACACCCACCGACTCGGCGAGCGAGTCGTCCTCTCCCACCCCGTCGCCGTCGGACACCGCGCTCACCCCCACCGGTGAGCCCTCGTCCACCGTGACCACGGACGGGAGCACGGTCACGACCGAGCCGGGCGGCGCGACCACCACCCCGCCACCGACGACGACGTCCCCCGCGCCGGTCACCGCCCCCGCCGTCAAGGACGTCTCGGTGTCGGGTTTCCGGCAGACCGGTCCGGCGACCGCCACGGCGACCATCGACGTCGTCACGGACGGCACCGGACCGATCTCCCTCACCGTCTCGTGGTCCGTAGGCGACGCGCCAGGGCGGTTCGGTACCCCGGACGGCGTGTCCCAGACCTTCGAACGCAGCGGCGCCACCCGGTACACCCTCACCGTCGACCACACCTTCCGCGGTACCGGCTGCTACTGGTCGGTGCAGGCCACGACCACCCCGACCGCCGCCGACGGCGGCGCCTCGCAGCAGCTCCTGACCAGACGGTGTGTCATCGGATGA
- a CDS encoding transketolase family protein, with amino-acid sequence MTGTVARPLATAPTHDCRQVFAEELIALAREDSRVVVVCNDSVGSSNLTGFRDAFPDRLINVGIAEQNMVGVAAGLANAGQVPFVSAAGPFLTGRALEQIKADCAYSGHKVILCGQSPGLAYGELGPTHHSVEDLSWLRAVADLTVVVPTDRAQTRDAVRWAHSHDGPSYLRIPRFKVPDVTPPGAPFAPGRALTLRAGDDVTLVAIGTMVPRALIAADRLAVEGISARVLNTPFVAPLDEAAILRAAAETRALVVAEEATVSGGLGAAVASLTGRHSPVPLRLLGVSGFAPTGSPEGLLEHFGLTADAMHRAAREALGLPSSAS; translated from the coding sequence ATGACCGGTACCGTCGCCCGCCCCCTCGCCACCGCGCCGACGCACGACTGCCGACAGGTCTTCGCGGAGGAACTCATCGCACTGGCACGCGAGGACAGCCGCGTGGTCGTGGTGTGCAACGACTCCGTGGGCTCCAGCAATCTCACCGGATTCCGGGACGCCTTCCCCGACCGGTTGATCAACGTCGGCATCGCCGAACAGAACATGGTGGGCGTCGCGGCCGGCCTAGCCAACGCCGGCCAGGTGCCGTTCGTCTCCGCGGCCGGCCCGTTCCTGACCGGCCGCGCGCTGGAACAGATCAAGGCCGACTGCGCCTACAGCGGGCACAAGGTGATCCTCTGCGGCCAGAGCCCCGGCCTGGCGTACGGCGAACTCGGGCCCACGCACCACTCGGTGGAAGACCTGTCCTGGCTCCGCGCGGTCGCCGACCTCACCGTGGTCGTGCCCACCGACCGCGCCCAGACTCGCGACGCCGTCCGCTGGGCCCACTCCCACGACGGACCCAGCTATCTCCGCATCCCCCGCTTCAAGGTGCCCGACGTGACTCCTCCCGGCGCCCCCTTCGCACCGGGGCGTGCGCTGACCCTGCGGGCGGGAGACGACGTCACCCTCGTGGCCATCGGCACGATGGTCCCGCGCGCGCTGATCGCCGCCGACCGGCTGGCCGTCGAGGGCATCTCGGCCCGGGTGCTCAACACCCCCTTCGTCGCCCCCCTCGACGAGGCCGCGATCCTGCGGGCCGCCGCCGAGACCCGGGCACTCGTGGTCGCGGAGGAGGCCACCGTCAGCGGCGGCCTCGGCGCGGCCGTCGCCTCGCTCACCGGCCGGCACTCCCCCGTCCCGCTGCGGCTGCTGGGCGTGTCCGGCTTCGCGCCGACCGGCAGCCCCGAAGGTCTGCTGGAGCACTTCGGGCTGACCGCCGACGCCATGCACCGCGCCGCGCGCGAAGCCCTCGGTCTGCCATCCTCGGCGTCATGA
- a CDS encoding aspartate ammonia-lyase, producing the protein MSEFDAGRVVSADGSEARTETGAGSRTGTSTGTGFRIETDALGDVAVPSGAYWGAHTARALENFRVSGVPVSVHPHLVRALAQVKHAAALANGEIGVLEPHKVRAVAAACRAVAEGRHHDQFAVDVVQGGAGTSTNMNTNEVIANLALEHLGHPRGRYEHLDPLDDVNRCQSTNDTYPTALRIAISASLSELSTELTLLAAEFAAKGEEFATVVKVGRTQLQDAVPMTLGREFAAFGVTLTEDVARIGETLPLLAETSLGATAIGTGIAAEPGYAAAVVRHLRALTGLDVTPAADLVEATSDTGVFLLVSGVVKRTAVKLSKVCSDLRLLASGPRAGLAEIGLPPRQAGSSVMPGKVNPVIPEMVNQIAFATVGADVSITMAADNGQLQLNAFEPLIGHLLLQHIVWLARGCSALRTLCVAGVTANREHLARGAAHAVGAATALAPHIGHEAAAEVARQASRTGTDPIEVAVARGLLERETALRIMAAAAAG; encoded by the coding sequence GTGAGCGAGTTCGACGCCGGGCGGGTCGTGAGCGCGGACGGCTCCGAGGCGCGGACGGAGACCGGCGCCGGGTCGCGGACCGGTACCAGTACCGGCACCGGGTTCCGGATCGAGACCGACGCGCTGGGGGACGTGGCGGTTCCCTCGGGGGCGTACTGGGGTGCGCACACCGCTCGGGCCCTGGAGAACTTCCGCGTCAGCGGGGTCCCCGTCTCGGTCCATCCCCATCTCGTGCGCGCGCTGGCCCAGGTGAAGCACGCCGCGGCGCTGGCCAACGGTGAGATCGGGGTGCTGGAGCCGCACAAGGTGCGGGCCGTCGCGGCGGCCTGCCGGGCCGTCGCGGAGGGCCGGCACCATGACCAGTTCGCCGTGGACGTCGTCCAGGGCGGTGCGGGCACCAGCACCAACATGAACACCAACGAGGTGATCGCGAACCTCGCCCTGGAGCACCTGGGTCACCCGCGCGGACGGTACGAGCACCTGGACCCGCTCGACGACGTCAACCGCTGCCAGTCCACCAACGACACCTATCCCACCGCCCTGCGGATCGCGATCAGTGCGTCGCTGTCCGAGCTGAGTACCGAACTCACCTTGCTGGCGGCCGAGTTCGCGGCCAAGGGCGAGGAGTTCGCCACGGTGGTGAAGGTGGGGCGGACCCAGTTGCAGGACGCCGTGCCCATGACGCTGGGCCGGGAGTTCGCGGCCTTCGGTGTGACGCTCACCGAGGACGTCGCCCGGATCGGCGAGACGCTGCCGCTGCTGGCCGAGACCAGCCTCGGCGCGACGGCGATCGGCACGGGCATCGCCGCCGAACCGGGCTACGCCGCCGCGGTCGTACGGCATCTGCGGGCGCTGACCGGGCTCGACGTGACACCGGCCGCGGACCTGGTGGAGGCCACCTCGGACACGGGTGTGTTCCTGCTGGTGTCGGGGGTGGTGAAGCGGACGGCGGTGAAGCTGTCGAAGGTGTGCAGCGATCTGCGGCTGCTCGCCAGCGGACCGCGTGCGGGCCTCGCGGAGATCGGCCTGCCGCCGCGCCAGGCCGGTTCGTCGGTCATGCCGGGGAAGGTGAACCCGGTGATCCCCGAGATGGTCAACCAGATCGCGTTCGCGACCGTCGGCGCGGACGTCTCCATCACCATGGCCGCCGACAACGGACAGTTGCAGCTGAACGCGTTCGAGCCGCTGATCGGGCATCTGCTGCTGCAGCACATCGTCTGGCTGGCGCGCGGCTGCTCCGCGCTGCGCACGCTGTGCGTGGCGGGTGTCACCGCCAACCGGGAGCACCTCGCGCGCGGGGCCGCCCACGCGGTGGGCGCGGCGACGGCGCTCGCCCCGCACATCGGGCACGAGGCGGCCGCGGAGGTGGCCCGGCAGGCGTCGCGGACCGGCACCGACCCGATCGAAGTCGCCGTCGCGCGCGGTCTGCTGGAGCGGGAGACCGCGCTGCGGATCATGGCTGCCGCTGCCGCCGGCTGA
- a CDS encoding FGGY family carbohydrate kinase: MTPAPLLVAVDQGTSATKALLIDGAGSVVGSASVPIGAAHPHPGWVEQSAEEIWRSVTRAVEVCLAGRDGTQVAGIGVSSQRESCLLWERSSGQPLGPVLGWQDRRTAPACAELLAEGVGPFVRTTTGLPLDPMFTALKARWLLDTYDPDRTRSLRGELCLGTVDSWLLWKLSGHTDHLIEIGNASRSQLLDLRTRHWDERLLDIFGVPREVLPRIMASTGPFPAVRGLSAVPDGTPVGAVLGDSHTALFGHGVRAPGTVKVTYGTGSSVMGLVDTPTQAEDSLLCLTIAWDDGTPAYALEGNIRSSGATLRWLAGLFGTDEADLAARAAPDAAGVHLVPAFGGLGAPWWDNEATGLVCGLTFAAGLPELARAALESIAFQVEDVVAGLDAPGAPVTTLLADGGPTGNATLMQLQADISGRTLHRPRARAMSALGAAHLAGRSLGLLSKEDLSAATGAADLYHPQWSPARRAHRLSAWHEAVSRARTTSTAAPGTELSP, from the coding sequence ATGACGCCCGCTCCGCTCCTTGTCGCCGTCGACCAGGGGACCTCCGCGACCAAGGCCCTGCTGATCGACGGCGCCGGGTCCGTCGTGGGCTCGGCGTCCGTACCTATCGGCGCCGCCCACCCGCACCCCGGCTGGGTGGAGCAGTCCGCCGAGGAGATCTGGCGCAGCGTGACCCGGGCCGTCGAGGTGTGCCTGGCCGGCCGGGACGGCACCCAGGTGGCCGGCATCGGCGTGTCCAGTCAGCGGGAGTCGTGCCTGCTCTGGGAACGGTCCTCCGGACAGCCGCTCGGCCCGGTGCTCGGCTGGCAGGACCGCCGCACGGCTCCCGCCTGCGCCGAGCTGCTCGCCGAAGGAGTCGGCCCGTTCGTCCGCACGACGACCGGCCTGCCCCTGGACCCGATGTTCACCGCTCTGAAGGCGCGGTGGCTCCTCGACACGTACGACCCTGACCGCACCCGGTCCCTGCGCGGCGAACTGTGCCTGGGCACCGTCGACTCCTGGCTGCTGTGGAAGCTGAGCGGGCACACCGACCACCTCATCGAGATCGGCAACGCCTCCCGCAGCCAGCTCCTCGACCTACGCACCCGGCACTGGGACGAACGACTCCTGGACATCTTCGGCGTACCCCGTGAGGTGCTGCCCCGGATCATGGCCTCGACGGGCCCCTTCCCCGCCGTACGAGGGCTGTCGGCGGTGCCGGACGGCACCCCGGTCGGCGCCGTCCTGGGCGACTCCCATACCGCCCTCTTCGGTCACGGCGTCCGCGCACCCGGCACCGTGAAGGTGACGTACGGCACCGGCTCGTCCGTCATGGGTCTGGTCGACACCCCGACACAGGCGGAAGACTCGCTCCTCTGTCTGACCATCGCCTGGGACGACGGCACACCCGCCTATGCCCTGGAAGGAAACATCCGCTCCTCCGGTGCCACACTGCGCTGGCTCGCCGGCCTGTTCGGCACCGACGAGGCCGACCTCGCCGCACGGGCGGCGCCGGACGCCGCGGGCGTGCACCTCGTCCCGGCCTTCGGCGGACTCGGCGCGCCCTGGTGGGACAACGAGGCCACCGGGCTCGTCTGTGGACTCACCTTCGCGGCGGGCCTGCCCGAACTCGCCCGGGCCGCCCTCGAGTCCATCGCCTTCCAGGTCGAGGACGTCGTGGCCGGGCTCGACGCCCCGGGCGCCCCGGTCACCACCCTGCTCGCCGACGGTGGCCCCACCGGCAACGCGACGCTCATGCAACTGCAGGCGGACATCTCGGGACGGACCCTGCACCGCCCCCGTGCCCGCGCCATGTCCGCCCTGGGCGCGGCACACCTCGCGGGCCGCTCCCTCGGACTGCTCTCCAAGGAGGACCTGAGCGCTGCGACGGGTGCGGCGGACCTCTACCACCCCCAGTGGTCGCCCGCACGGCGCGCCCACCGTCTGAGCGCCTGGCACGAGGCGGTGTCACGGGCGAGGACGACCTCCACGGCGGCGCCGGGCACGGAGCTGTCGCCATGA
- a CDS encoding sugar-binding transcriptional regulator has product MSQRSDLTSGESVDKLRLIVRVARMYHERGMRQADIADALGLSQASVSRLLRSAADQGVVRTVVISPPGIHSDVEDALAERYQLTDVVVLDDEDQPEHAATLLRGLGSAAASHLETAFRPGDLIGVSTWSETLLAAVQTMQHAKTPGASQVVQLMGGIGDPRSQVQATRLTARLAELTGATPLFVRAPGLVGSAEARLSLLRDPAVLEVSQAWQQLSAVLVGIGSLEPSPLLQLSGNAVAEEEIARLRALGAVGDICQRFFDENGVHVDAGLGERTIGISVDQLRTVPRRIAVAGGERKYTAVRAAVRGRWITALITDIATARHLLQEP; this is encoded by the coding sequence GTGTCCCAGCGTTCTGACCTCACCAGCGGCGAATCCGTCGACAAACTGCGGCTGATCGTGCGCGTGGCCCGCATGTACCACGAACGCGGCATGCGCCAGGCCGACATCGCCGACGCCCTGGGCCTGTCCCAGGCCAGCGTCTCACGGCTGCTGCGCTCCGCGGCGGACCAAGGCGTGGTGCGGACCGTCGTCATCTCACCGCCCGGCATCCACAGCGACGTCGAGGACGCCCTGGCGGAGCGCTACCAGCTGACCGACGTCGTGGTCCTCGACGACGAGGACCAGCCGGAACACGCCGCCACGCTGCTGCGCGGACTCGGATCGGCGGCCGCCAGCCATCTGGAGACCGCCTTCCGCCCTGGCGACCTGATCGGCGTCTCGACCTGGAGCGAGACACTGCTGGCCGCGGTGCAGACGATGCAGCACGCCAAGACGCCAGGAGCCTCCCAGGTGGTCCAGCTCATGGGCGGTATCGGCGACCCCCGCAGTCAGGTACAGGCGACCCGTCTCACCGCCCGCCTCGCCGAACTCACCGGCGCCACCCCGCTGTTCGTCCGCGCCCCCGGGCTCGTCGGCTCCGCGGAAGCCCGCCTCTCCCTGTTGCGGGATCCGGCGGTCCTGGAGGTCAGCCAGGCGTGGCAGCAGCTCAGTGCCGTCCTGGTGGGCATCGGAAGCCTGGAACCGTCCCCGCTGCTCCAGCTCAGCGGCAACGCGGTGGCCGAGGAAGAGATCGCCCGGCTGCGTGCCCTGGGCGCGGTGGGCGACATCTGCCAGCGTTTCTTCGACGAGAACGGCGTCCATGTCGACGCCGGACTGGGCGAGCGGACGATCGGCATCTCCGTCGACCAACTGCGTACGGTCCCGCGCCGCATCGCCGTCGCCGGCGGTGAGCGCAAGTACACGGCTGTACGCGCCGCGGTACGCGGCCGCTGGATCACCGCACTGATCACCGACATCGCCACGGCTCGCCACCTGCTCCAGGAGCCCTGA
- a CDS encoding aldehyde dehydrogenase family protein: MSDTTVLSSRPASPERVGDGMAAVRDPYSGETIGSVCLTPAYAVDDVMRRARAGRETARRLSRAARAAVLDGAARLIEERAESFARLIVAEAGKTLVQARKETGRAVNTLRLSAAEARRNAGEVVPFDAFAGSEGRLGWFTREPLGVIAAVTPYNDPLNLVAHKLGPAIAGGNAVVLKPSLLAPLSALRLVDTLVEAGLPEEVVTVVNGGAELGAAVVSAPDVRMVSFTGGFRTGETIARSAGLKKLAMDLGGNAPVVVLADADLDAAVEACVSGAFWAAGQNCIGTQRILVEREVYAAFRDAFVARTRRLRAGDPADGGTDVGPMIDERAARAAEAMVAAALAEGARLLCGHERRGSLYAPTVLEDVPDTSSVRREEAFAPVVVLQAVDSFEEAVERANEIDFSLHAGVFTASLDRAMDAARLLDASGVMVNDSSDYRFDAMPFGGFKYGSMGREGVRFAYEEMTQPKVVCLNREPV; the protein is encoded by the coding sequence GTGTCTGACACCACCGTCCTGAGCTCCCGTCCGGCCTCCCCCGAGCGGGTCGGCGACGGCATGGCCGCCGTGCGCGACCCCTACAGCGGCGAGACCATCGGCTCGGTGTGTCTCACCCCGGCGTACGCCGTGGACGACGTCATGCGGCGGGCCCGCGCGGGGCGGGAGACCGCCCGCCGGCTCTCCCGGGCCGCCCGTGCCGCCGTGCTCGACGGGGCGGCCCGGCTGATCGAGGAGCGTGCCGAGTCGTTCGCCCGGCTGATCGTCGCCGAGGCCGGCAAGACCCTCGTCCAGGCCCGCAAGGAGACCGGTCGCGCCGTCAACACGCTGCGGCTGTCGGCCGCCGAGGCGCGCCGCAACGCGGGCGAGGTGGTGCCGTTCGACGCCTTCGCGGGCTCGGAGGGGCGCCTCGGCTGGTTCACACGCGAGCCGCTGGGCGTGATCGCGGCCGTCACGCCGTACAACGACCCGCTCAACCTCGTCGCGCACAAGCTCGGGCCGGCGATCGCCGGCGGCAACGCGGTCGTGCTCAAACCGTCGCTGCTCGCCCCGCTGTCCGCGCTGCGGCTGGTCGACACCCTGGTGGAGGCCGGGCTGCCGGAGGAGGTGGTGACGGTCGTCAACGGAGGCGCCGAGCTGGGCGCCGCCGTGGTGTCCGCGCCGGACGTGCGCATGGTGTCCTTCACCGGCGGCTTCCGCACCGGTGAGACCATCGCGCGGTCGGCGGGGCTGAAGAAGCTGGCCATGGACCTGGGCGGCAACGCCCCGGTCGTCGTGCTGGCCGACGCCGACCTGGACGCGGCGGTGGAGGCGTGTGTGTCCGGCGCGTTCTGGGCGGCCGGGCAGAACTGCATCGGCACCCAGCGCATCCTGGTCGAGCGCGAGGTGTACGCGGCGTTCCGGGACGCCTTCGTGGCGCGGACCCGGCGGCTGCGTGCCGGGGACCCCGCGGACGGCGGCACCGACGTCGGCCCCATGATCGACGAGCGGGCCGCGCGGGCGGCCGAGGCCATGGTCGCCGCCGCGCTCGCCGAGGGCGCCCGGCTGCTGTGCGGACACGAGCGCCGCGGCAGTCTGTACGCGCCGACCGTGCTGGAGGACGTGCCGGACACGTCCTCGGTCCGGCGGGAGGAGGCGTTCGCGCCCGTCGTGGTGCTGCAGGCCGTCGACTCCTTCGAGGAGGCCGTGGAGCGGGCCAACGAGATCGACTTCAGCCTGCACGCGGGCGTGTTCACCGCCTCCCTGGACCGGGCGATGGACGCGGCCCGGCTGCTGGACGCCTCCGGCGTGATGGTCAACGACTCGTCCGACTACCGGTTCGACGCGATGCCCTTCGGCGGCTTCAAGTACGGCAGCATGGGCCGCGAGGGCGTGCGCTTCGCCTACGAGGAGATGACCCAGCCGAAGGTGGTCTGCCTCAACAGGGAGCCGGTGTGA
- a CDS encoding IclR family transcriptional regulator domain-containing protein, with translation MTTNGPSSGQTGLGAASSLRMALRMVNTVLDREASGRTGFNVSRLADEVGVERSKASRTTQDLCDKGFLERRDDSTLRVGDAFFTAAASLHPGLLRRSRPLLRRIAVEHGVGARLSVRDGVQVRLLRAESAADFAREWQGRAGLVTPCWCTGAGRALLLDHTAEEISTLLDDYELIGVGGPNAAHSAGELAAANDRDRLRGVVAAHGEFEHGVTEYAVPVRDTGGRIRAAVSVVGRQQDLLSRERTMRTALTTAAAALAGSVDDGATGR, from the coding sequence GTGACGACGAACGGCCCCTCAAGCGGACAGACGGGCCTGGGGGCGGCCTCCTCACTGCGGATGGCCCTGCGCATGGTCAACACCGTGCTGGACCGCGAAGCCTCCGGCCGGACCGGTTTCAACGTCAGCAGGCTCGCCGACGAGGTCGGAGTCGAGCGCAGCAAGGCGTCACGTACCACGCAGGACCTCTGCGACAAGGGCTTCCTCGAACGCCGCGACGACTCGACCCTGCGCGTCGGCGACGCCTTCTTCACCGCCGCCGCCTCCCTGCACCCCGGCCTGCTCCGCCGCAGCCGCCCGCTCCTGCGCCGTATCGCCGTCGAACACGGCGTGGGCGCACGTCTCTCCGTCCGCGACGGCGTCCAGGTCAGGCTGCTGCGTGCCGAGTCCGCCGCGGACTTCGCCAGGGAGTGGCAGGGCCGAGCGGGCCTCGTCACGCCGTGCTGGTGCACCGGCGCGGGCCGCGCGCTCCTCCTCGACCACACCGCCGAGGAGATCTCCACCCTGCTCGACGACTACGAGCTGATCGGCGTCGGCGGTCCCAACGCCGCCCACTCCGCCGGGGAACTGGCCGCCGCCAACGACCGCGACCGTCTGCGCGGCGTCGTCGCCGCGCACGGCGAGTTCGAGCACGGCGTCACCGAGTACGCCGTACCCGTGCGCGACACCGGCGGCCGTATCCGCGCGGCCGTGTCCGTCGTCGGCAGACAGCAGGACCTGCTCTCCCGCGAGCGCACGATGCGAACCGCCCTCACCACGGCCGCCGCCGCCCTGGCGGGCTCCGTCGACGACGGCGCCACGGGCCGGTAG
- a CDS encoding homoserine dehydrogenase: protein MTRYDLALIGFGGVNRALAELIADRGDALEAELGFALRVVAITDLRAGSLVRTDGGGVDLAGLLAVAPGELDFSAWEGGSPEPRNEWVIREVPADIVAEATFTNPSDGEPALSHVRWAVEAGKHVCTTNKGPVALHGRALKELARRHGVSFEFEGTVMSGTPVLRTARRMFGGLSVHGFEGIMNGTSNYVLGRLESGLSFAEAVAEAQALGYAEADPTADIEGHDVQLKVVILANEVLGADLRRADVPCTGLSALTPDDVRRAAAEGLRWKLVGSAARRPDGTVDARVAPVALPAGHPLAGVAGPGNAIAFHTDPLGTVTVGGPGAGRVETAYALLSDVIGIHEQTVAGAVPGAGTEILAEAHRV, encoded by the coding sequence ATGACCCGATACGACCTGGCGCTCATCGGATTCGGCGGGGTGAACCGAGCGCTCGCCGAGCTGATCGCCGACCGCGGGGACGCCCTGGAGGCCGAACTCGGCTTCGCCCTGCGGGTGGTGGCCATCACCGATCTGCGGGCCGGATCGCTCGTCCGCACGGACGGCGGCGGCGTCGATCTGGCGGGGCTGCTCGCGGTGGCGCCCGGTGAGCTGGACTTCTCGGCGTGGGAGGGCGGCAGCCCGGAGCCCCGCAACGAGTGGGTGATCCGTGAGGTGCCCGCCGACATCGTCGCCGAGGCCACCTTCACCAACCCCTCGGACGGGGAGCCCGCGCTGTCGCACGTGCGGTGGGCCGTCGAGGCCGGCAAGCACGTGTGCACCACCAACAAGGGCCCGGTCGCCCTGCACGGGCGGGCGCTGAAGGAGCTGGCACGGCGGCACGGGGTGTCCTTCGAGTTCGAGGGCACCGTGATGTCGGGCACCCCCGTGCTGCGCACCGCCCGCCGGATGTTCGGCGGGCTGTCCGTGCACGGCTTCGAGGGAATCATGAACGGCACCTCCAACTACGTCCTGGGCCGCCTGGAGTCGGGGCTGTCCTTCGCGGAGGCCGTCGCCGAGGCCCAGGCCCTGGGCTACGCCGAGGCCGACCCGACGGCCGACATCGAGGGCCATGACGTCCAGCTGAAGGTCGTGATCCTCGCCAACGAGGTGCTCGGCGCCGACCTGCGGCGCGCGGACGTGCCCTGCACCGGTCTGTCCGCCCTCACCCCCGACGACGTCCGCCGGGCGGCGGCCGAGGGACTGCGCTGGAAGCTGGTCGGCTCCGCCGCCCGGCGCCCGGACGGCACGGTGGACGCGCGGGTCGCGCCGGTCGCGCTGCCCGCCGGGCACCCCCTGGCCGGCGTCGCCGGCCCCGGCAACGCCATCGCCTTCCACACCGACCCGCTGGGCACCGTCACCGTCGGCGGCCCGGGAGCGGGACGCGTCGAGACGGCGTACGCCCTGCTGTCCGACGTCATCGGCATCCACGAGCAGACCGTCGCGGGCGCGGTCCCCGGAGCCGGCACCGAGATCCTCGCGGAGGCCCACCGTGTCTGA
- a CDS encoding Lrp/AsnC family transcriptional regulator — MDSIDEQIITELTRNARISHAELGQRVRLSRNAVRQRVERLERQGHIGGYTIVRPSCGPDRAAVAAHVLVYREDRLRGGDVLAALKRIPEVVSCDVLSGQFDLLVSVEAGSLERVQGIWEQIAQMPGVRDTVTALALSRVVSRRQRQP, encoded by the coding sequence ATGGACTCCATCGACGAGCAGATCATCACCGAACTCACCCGCAACGCCCGGATCTCCCACGCCGAACTGGGCCAGCGCGTACGGCTGTCCCGCAACGCCGTACGCCAGCGCGTCGAGCGCCTGGAACGGCAGGGACACATCGGCGGCTACACCATCGTCCGCCCGTCCTGCGGGCCGGACCGGGCCGCGGTGGCCGCGCACGTCCTGGTCTACCGGGAGGACCGGCTGCGCGGCGGAGACGTCCTCGCCGCCCTCAAACGCATCCCCGAGGTGGTCTCCTGCGATGTCCTCAGCGGCCAGTTCGACCTGCTGGTCAGTGTGGAGGCCGGCTCCCTGGAACGCGTACAGGGCATCTGGGAGCAGATCGCCCAGATGCCCGGTGTACGGGACACGGTGACAGCGCTGGCGCTGTCCCGGGTCGTCAGCCGGCGGCAGCGGCAGCCATGA